In Spirochaeta isovalerica, the genomic window GACTTCGCCCAGAGCGTAAACGGCAATTATGATGACCAGGAAATCAATACCGCTCTGCAGTTCCAGTATGCCGAAAGTGAAGCGCTTGACTCCTGACTGGGCGTCGATGCCGATCGTGGCTACCATAAGACCCAGGGCCATGGAGAGAAAGCCCTTGACTCTGTCTCCCTTGGACATGGAGGCCGTGGCCGATAGGGCGAAGAGGAAAAGGAGGAAGTACTCGGCGGGGCCGAACTTCAGGGCGAAACGGGCTACCGGCATGGCGACGGCGACCATAACGAGCGTGGCGAAAATGCCGCCGATAAAGGAGGCTATGGCCGAGATGGCTAAAGCCGCTTCGGCTTTGCCTTTGAGCGTCATGGGGTATCCGTCGAATGTGGCGGCGACAGCGGCGCCGTCACCGGGCGTATTGATAAGTATTGAAGCTCTGGAACCGCCGTACATGGCGCCGTAATAAACCCCGCCCATGGTAATGAGAGCCGCTTCGGGTCCCATGGTAAATGTAAGGGGGAGAAGCACGGCCACGCCGGTCGCAGGCCCCAGACCGGGAAGCATTCCGATAATGGTTCCCAGAATGCCTCCGATAGTCACCCACATGATGTTCATGGGAGCGAAGGCGACGGAAAAACCGTTAAGCAGATACATTAATGAATCCATAAACAAAGCTCCTTAAATCCAGATTCCCGGCGTCATGGGCAGATAAACGCCCAGCAGCTTTGAGAAGAGGATGTAAATAAACAGACTGAAAACAACGGCTACGATGCTGTTGATCTTCCACTTTTTAGCACCGTTGAAGAGAAAAAGTTCACCTTCCAGAAAGAGGATTGTCGAAATGACATAGCCGAGTTTGTCAAAGAGAATGGCGTACAATATGGAAAACAGACATGTCAGTCCGATATTCTTCAGATTTGAATCAATAGTGAATTTTCCGGCGGGCTGTTCACTTTTTCTGCTTTTTTTTGTCTCCTGAACCAGCAGAATAGAGGAGAGTATGATCATAAGCATACCGAGCGCCATGGGAAAGATTTTCGGTTCCATGGGACGTCCGATAGAGGCTTCGGGCAGCAGAAATGTCATGACCGTATAAATAAGGCCGATGAGGAGAGCTAAAATTCCTGATAACAATGAAATATTCAATTTTGGGCTCCTGATATGAAAGGGAAAACCGCCGCCTCCGGGCAACAGGGGCAGCGGTTTTCCCGATAATCCTGTGGATTAGTTTTGCAGCATTCCGATTTCGTTGAGAATATCTCTGAAATTGTTGTCCGCCTGGACCAGGAACTCGCTGAATTCCGGTGCGTCCATATAGGCATCATCCCAGCCGTTGGTTTTTCTGGCCGCTTCCCATTCGGGAGTCAGTCTCAGTTTCCCAAGAGTCTCGCGCCAGTAATCAACTGCGTATTCTGGCATTTCGGGAGGTCCGAAGAGTCCTCTCCAGTTGACGAATGTCTCATTGATTCCCGCTTCCATGCAGGTCGGGATTTCCGCCACAACGCCTTCTCCCACTCTGTGGGGAGCTGTCTGGGCAAGAGCTCTCAGGTCTCCGCTCTGGATGAGTCCCTGAACTTCCGACAGTCCTGTCGAGAACAGATCGATATGGCCGCCCAGAACCTGGGCTGCTCCGGAATCGTCGAAGCTGACATAGTCGATCTCTTTCAGGTTTTTAACGCCTGCCGCTTTGGCCATGATGAGGAACTGGAGATGGTCCATTGAACCGGCTGAAGAGGTTCCTCCGATTTTAACGCTTTTGACATTGCTTTTCAGAGCATCCATTACATCATTGATGCTCTTGTAGGGCGAATCGGCCTTAACGACAAATACGGCGTAATCGGCGATAAGTCTGGCCAGGGGGGTTACGTTATTGTAATCCAGATCGGTTGTTCCGGCGAGTTTGGTCAGTATGAGCGGGGATGAATAAACAGTGATGGTTTTGTCATCGCCTTTCTTTTCCTGCAGGCTGGCCAGATGGACGGAACCGCCGGCGCCGGGGTTGTTTCTGACAGGCATGGGCACTCTGACGAGTCCTGTATCTTTGAGCACTTTGGCTGTCGTCCTTATGGTCAGGTCCCAGCCGCCGCCGGCGCCGCTCGGTGCGACGAAATCCAGATTCCCTTTGGGGTACTGAACAGTCTGGCCTGATTCTCCCTGCTGGCCATTAGCCATGAGCGCGAGGGGAGACAGAATCAAAAGTGCTGTAAAAAGCAGCAAAGTCTTTTTCATTGATTTCTCCTTGTTTTGGTTAACTGACTTATAGTAAACCCGCCCCGAAAAGCTGAAAGTAAGAGGGATGCTGATTATTTTGTAAGTGTTTGTCCTACAGAGCCAACGGGAAATAACCCTTTATTGCGAAAACATTTGCTAACCGCCCTGCAGATTGATATAGTATTGCCATGATTAACAGTCTCCGGTATTGTCTCATCCTTCCGGTTCTCTTTCTCTTTTCTGTTTCAACCGCTGCAGCCGAGAACTACCGCTTCTATAAACTCACTCTCGAAAACGGTCTGTCGAGTAATTCTGTCTACAGAATCGAACAGGATTCCACCGGATATATGTGGTTCGGAACCTTCAGCGGCCTGGGCCGCTATGATGGTCGGGAGGTGCGGACCTATAAACCCGAGCCGGGCGTTCCGGGAAGCATCAGCAGTCCCGTTATTTTTGATCTCCATGAGGATTCGAAAGGTCGGCTCTGGGTGGGGACGGACGGAGGGGGACTGAATCTCTACAACCGCGACAGCGATGATTTCACCCTGTTCAGCCATGATGCCGGGGACAGAACGAGCGTAAGCAGCAATAATGTCTATGCTATATGCGAGGATTCTTCAGGCCGGCTCTGGTTCGGTACGGGCGGCGCCGGGCTTAACCTCTTTAATGAAGAGGAAAGGAATTTCCGGATATTCCGTGCCTCCGATGGAGGACAGACCCTGGACAGCGATGTGATCCGCTCGCTTCTCTGTGATTCTGAGGGCCGTCTCTGGGTCGGGACGCAGGGCGGCGGACTCGCTTTTATGGAAGAAGAGGGGCGCTTCGTCAACTTCAGACATGACAAATCCGATTCGCTTTCCATCAGTTCCGATAATGTGCGAACCATTCTGGAGGATTCGGCGGGCCATCTTTGGATCGGTACTGAAGGGGGAGGTCTCAATCTCTTCAACCGCGGGGCGGGGACCTTCGGCGTTGTGGCAAATCCCGAATTGGAAGATCCGCTTCATTATTCTGTCCGTTCCATCCGGGAGGACCGCGACGGCCATCTGTGGATCGGTACGGAAGGGCAGGGGATATTCATTATAGACCGTGAGGGAAACATCCTTTCTTCCATAAGGCATGAGAAGGGAAATAGCGACAGTCTCAGTAAAGATAAGATCCGCCATATTTTCATAGACCGCAACGGACTGGTCTGGATCGGGACTCGGGACGGCGGCGTGAACCGCTTCAATCCCCGGACGATCGGTTTCACAAACCGGGAGATCGAAAATGTCCGGGCTCTTTATGAAGACTCGGAAAAGAGAATCTGGATCGGGTCCGACGGGGGAGGGCTATACAGCCTTTCGGAAAAGGGCGTAATAGAAAAGAACCGGGCTTTGCTTTCGAACGATCAGGTATACGCTCTGCTGGAAGACAGCGCGGGCAATCTCTGGGTCGGAACCGACGGCGGCGGGCTCAACAGAATTGACGGTGAGACCGGGGAAGTCGACACTTTTCTCTACGAACCGGACAACCCCGATTCCCTTGGGAGCAATACGGTCTGGTCTCTGCTGGAGGACAGCACCCGGACGCTGTGGATCGGAACGGAAGGAGGCGGCCTCAACGCCTGGAATACCAGGACGGGATCTTTTTCCCGCTACATCAGCATACCCGAGGAAAACAGCACATTAAACGGCAATTCCATCCGCTGCATCTATGAAGATAAAGACAGGGTCCTCTGGGTGGGAACATGGGACGGCGGGCTGAACCGGTATAACCGCGAATCGGGCACCTTCGTCCGCTATTCCCGCGATCCCCTGCGGGCTCTCAGCCTCAGCGACAGCAGCGTCAATACGATTTTTGAAGACTCGAAGAGGCGCCTCTGGATCGGGACGGCGGCAGGCGGGCTCAATCTGATGAACCGCGAAGATGAGACCTTCACTCATTACACAGGAAACGAAGGGCTTGCGGGCGACAATATTTTTTCCATACTCGAAGACGGTGACGGATATCTGTGGATCAGCACCGACAGAGGACTGACCCGTTTTAACCCCGACACGGGGGATACACTCAATTTCGGGGAGTCGGACGGTCTTCCCGGCAATGAATTTTCCATAAACGCCTCTGTTTTTCTCCACTCGGGCGAAATGGTATTCGGCGGGCCGAGAGGGATCAACCGCTTCTTTCCCCGGAAGGTGGAAGTTAACCGTTCCATTCCCCCTGTGGTCATTACCGATGTACAGGTTATGAATGAATCTCTCACGATCGGTTCGGAAAAGCCTCTCGTTCTTCCCCACGGCGACTCCATCCTGGCATTCCACTTTGCCGTTCTGGATTTTGCCGCTCCCGAGAGAAACCGCTATGCCGTACTAATGGAAGGCTTACAGAAGGAATGGACCAGTCTTGAAAACCAGAACAGCATGGTCTATAACAATCTCCCGCCGGGAGACTATATCTTTCGGGTTAAGGGAGCCGATAACAACGGGATCTGGAATGACGAAGGCGCTTCTCTTCCTGTTACTGTTCTGCCCCCCTGGTGGAAAACCCCTCTGTTTTTCATCATTCTTCTCGCCTCTGTTGCCCTGGCGGTCTATCTGATAGTCAGATCGAGGCTCAACCGGCTTGAAGAGAAAAACAGAGAACTGAGGGAATACTCCATTCACATTCAGGATGTCCGGGAGGAGGAGCGGACCTGGGTTGCGCGGGAAGTGCACGATCAGCTCGGCCAGACTCTTTCGGCTCTGAAGATGGAGATCTACCGCAACGGATCCGAACAGAGAGACTCCATGCTGGGCCTTGTCAATATGAGCCTGGAATCGGTAAAGGATCTCTCCACAAGGCTCAGACCGAAGGTTCTCGACAATCTCTGCACCGGCGAGGCTGTTTCATGGCTGGTCAGGGATTTCTCCTCCCATACGGGCATTACCATTAACAGGGATATCGAAGAGCGAATGGTCGTGGAGAACGAGGAGATCAAAACCGCCCTTTTCCGGATCTGCCAGGAAGTGCTGACCAATGTGATCCGCCATTCCGGTGCCGACAGCGTCAATGTCTATCTGGCTGTCCGGGGCGAATCGGCAATTTTGAAAATAGCCGACAACGGGTGCGGTATCGCTGAAGAGGCTCTGGAAAAGACGCGGTCCTTCGGCATCCGGGGCATCAAGGAAAGGTGCCGGTATCTCAACGGGCAGTGCCGCATATCCGTCAATGAGAAGGGCGGAACTACGGTCCGGGTTTCAATCCCCATGAAGCGCAAAGGAGAGAATTAAAGCCATGCTTAAGATTCTTATCGCTGACGACCACCCCCTGATCCGCAGGGGGCTGAGCCAGATACTCAGGGATAATCTGCCGGTCAGGATTCTCGATGAGGTGGATGACGGAGCCGCCGTGCTGTCCGCTCTGGAAAAGGAAAAGTACGATGTTCTGATCCTGGACATTTCCCTCCCGCACCGCGACGGGATGGATATCCTCATCGATGTGAAAAAGCGTTATGAGAAACTCCCTGTTCTGATACTGAGCATCCAGCCTGAAGAGCAGTACGCCTTAAGGGCGCTGAAGCTGGGCGCTTCGGGGTGCCTCAATAAAGCCGTGGCTCCGGAAAATCTGGTGGAAGCGGTTAAAACTGTTGCGGGGGGCAGCACCTATATCAACAGCACGGTCAGTCAGCTTATGCTGGAAAATCTCAATAGTGATGTGGGTGAGAATCCCCATGAAGCTCTATCGGAAAGAGAATTTCAGGTTTTGCTGATGATCGGCAGAGGGCTGTCGGTTTCCGAAATATCCGATCAGCTCAATCTCAGCGTCAAAACGGTGAGCACATACCGGACCAGGCTTCTGAAGAAGATGGGGCTGGCCAACAGCGCCCAGCTGACCAGCTATGTCTACAGAAAAGGACTTCTGGACGCCTATTAACTTTTTATCCCGCCGAAAACGCCTATGAGCCTGTCCATGGCTTCTTCGAGAAGTTTCCGGCTGCATCCTATATTAAGCCTGGCATAGGACGCATAGTCCTCGCCGAACCAGCGTCCAGGATCGAGGGCCAGGGAGGCTTTTTCCATAAGCAGTTTTTCCAGTTCTCTTCCTTTGAATCCGAACTCTGCAAAACTCAGCCAGAGTAGATAGGTCCCTTCAGGACGGAACAGTTTCACTTCGGGAAGCTCCTCTTTCAGTCTGCTTTCCACATAATCCAGATTATCTTCCAGATAGAGAAGCAACTCGTCAAACCAGGATTCTCCTTCGGTGAAAACAGTTTCAAGAGCCGTAGTGGTAAAAACGTTTACGCCATTCAGGTGAAACCTGGTGAGAAAACTGTTGAAACGGCTTTGAAGATCCCTGTCGTTGAAATGGGCTATTCCTATTGTGTTTCCCGAAAGGTTGAAAGTCTTTCCCGCCGAGAAAAGCTGAACCGTATTGCGCCGCAGCTTTTCCTCGAGCTGAGCCGTCGTCAGAAAGAACAGATGATCGAAGACAAACTCCATATGGATTTCGTCGCTGATGAGCAGAACGCCGTTTTCTTCGCAGATTGTGGCTGTTTCCACCAGCTCCGCTTCACTCCAGACCCTTCCCACGGGATTATGGGGACTGCTGATAATCATGATTTTCACATCGTCAAGGGCGGCGCACTCCCGCAGATTATCAAAATCCATACGGTAGAAGCCTTTCTCTTCGATAAGCTTGTTATATACAGGTTTGCGCTTTGAATTGATGATGGTCTCTTCAAAGGGATAATAGACAGGAGGCTGGATTATGACTCCGTCGCCTTCACGGCTTTCCAGCTCGAGAAGAATGGAAATGGCACTTAGAACGCTGGGGGCGAAAGTCAGGTTCTTCGGGTCAATTTCCCATTCGTGGCGGCGGTAGCACCACTCTATGATTTTTTCCTTGATGTGGTCGGGGCGGAACTCATAGCCGTAAAAACCGTGCTCCGCTCTTTCCTTCAGATTCGATATGAGCTTTTCCGGAGCCCGGAAGTCCATATCGGCTACCCAGAAGGGGAGAACATCCCCCTTCCCGAACATTTTATCTAAAAACTCCGCATTCCATTTTACTGAATGGCTGTTTTTCCTGTCGTGAAGCTCATCAAAATTACTCATGATGTTATTTTAAAGCACAACAGGAAAAATGCCAGAATCTCTTAATAAAAACTTTTATTTATTCCTCTGAGACCAGCTTTTTTTCGGCTGATGCTTTCAGGGGTTCGATGATTATTATCACATACATTATGGCGTAAAGGACTGTGATTAAGGCTACTGAAAAATTGGGTCCGAGTGCATCGGGATTCTCCAGATTGACAAGAATGCTTATTGTCCCCAGAAGAGTTCCTAAAAGTCCCGTCAGTACAATAAGTGTTTTCAAGCTGTTTAAATAGGCAATGCCCTTTTTCAATAACTGTCTATCTGCCGGGAGGGTGGACAGAATCCCGGAAACCATGCGGTTCTGCTCTTTGGGAGAATAGATCAGCGATACCAGAATATAGGGAACAG contains:
- a CDS encoding tripartite tricarboxylate transporter TctB family protein, encoding MNISLLSGILALLIGLIYTVMTFLLPEASIGRPMEPKIFPMALGMLMIILSSILLVQETKKSRKSEQPAGKFTIDSNLKNIGLTCLFSILYAILFDKLGYVISTILFLEGELFLFNGAKKWKINSIVAVVFSLFIYILFSKLLGVYLPMTPGIWI
- a CDS encoding Bug family tripartite tricarboxylate transporter substrate binding protein translates to MKKTLLLFTALLILSPLALMANGQQGESGQTVQYPKGNLDFVAPSGAGGGWDLTIRTTAKVLKDTGLVRVPMPVRNNPGAGGSVHLASLQEKKGDDKTITVYSSPLILTKLAGTTDLDYNNVTPLARLIADYAVFVVKADSPYKSINDVMDALKSNVKSVKIGGTSSAGSMDHLQFLIMAKAAGVKNLKEIDYVSFDDSGAAQVLGGHIDLFSTGLSEVQGLIQSGDLRALAQTAPHRVGEGVVAEIPTCMEAGINETFVNWRGLFGPPEMPEYAVDYWRETLGKLRLTPEWEAARKTNGWDDAYMDAPEFSEFLVQADNNFRDILNEIGMLQN
- a CDS encoding ligand-binding sensor domain-containing protein, with the translated sequence MINSLRYCLILPVLFLFSVSTAAAENYRFYKLTLENGLSSNSVYRIEQDSTGYMWFGTFSGLGRYDGREVRTYKPEPGVPGSISSPVIFDLHEDSKGRLWVGTDGGGLNLYNRDSDDFTLFSHDAGDRTSVSSNNVYAICEDSSGRLWFGTGGAGLNLFNEEERNFRIFRASDGGQTLDSDVIRSLLCDSEGRLWVGTQGGGLAFMEEEGRFVNFRHDKSDSLSISSDNVRTILEDSAGHLWIGTEGGGLNLFNRGAGTFGVVANPELEDPLHYSVRSIREDRDGHLWIGTEGQGIFIIDREGNILSSIRHEKGNSDSLSKDKIRHIFIDRNGLVWIGTRDGGVNRFNPRTIGFTNREIENVRALYEDSEKRIWIGSDGGGLYSLSEKGVIEKNRALLSNDQVYALLEDSAGNLWVGTDGGGLNRIDGETGEVDTFLYEPDNPDSLGSNTVWSLLEDSTRTLWIGTEGGGLNAWNTRTGSFSRYISIPEENSTLNGNSIRCIYEDKDRVLWVGTWDGGLNRYNRESGTFVRYSRDPLRALSLSDSSVNTIFEDSKRRLWIGTAAGGLNLMNREDETFTHYTGNEGLAGDNIFSILEDGDGYLWISTDRGLTRFNPDTGDTLNFGESDGLPGNEFSINASVFLHSGEMVFGGPRGINRFFPRKVEVNRSIPPVVITDVQVMNESLTIGSEKPLVLPHGDSILAFHFAVLDFAAPERNRYAVLMEGLQKEWTSLENQNSMVYNNLPPGDYIFRVKGADNNGIWNDEGASLPVTVLPPWWKTPLFFIILLASVALAVYLIVRSRLNRLEEKNRELREYSIHIQDVREEERTWVAREVHDQLGQTLSALKMEIYRNGSEQRDSMLGLVNMSLESVKDLSTRLRPKVLDNLCTGEAVSWLVRDFSSHTGITINRDIEERMVVENEEIKTALFRICQEVLTNVIRHSGADSVNVYLAVRGESAILKIADNGCGIAEEALEKTRSFGIRGIKERCRYLNGQCRISVNEKGGTTVRVSIPMKRKGEN
- a CDS encoding response regulator is translated as MLKILIADDHPLIRRGLSQILRDNLPVRILDEVDDGAAVLSALEKEKYDVLILDISLPHRDGMDILIDVKKRYEKLPVLILSIQPEEQYALRALKLGASGCLNKAVAPENLVEAVKTVAGGSTYINSTVSQLMLENLNSDVGENPHEALSEREFQVLLMIGRGLSVSEISDQLNLSVKTVSTYRTRLLKKMGLANSAQLTSYVYRKGLLDAY
- a CDS encoding MalY/PatB family protein — protein: MSNFDELHDRKNSHSVKWNAEFLDKMFGKGDVLPFWVADMDFRAPEKLISNLKERAEHGFYGYEFRPDHIKEKIIEWCYRRHEWEIDPKNLTFAPSVLSAISILLELESREGDGVIIQPPVYYPFEETIINSKRKPVYNKLIEEKGFYRMDFDNLRECAALDDVKIMIISSPHNPVGRVWSEAELVETATICEENGVLLISDEIHMEFVFDHLFFLTTAQLEEKLRRNTVQLFSAGKTFNLSGNTIGIAHFNDRDLQSRFNSFLTRFHLNGVNVFTTTALETVFTEGESWFDELLLYLEDNLDYVESRLKEELPEVKLFRPEGTYLLWLSFAEFGFKGRELEKLLMEKASLALDPGRWFGEDYASYARLNIGCSRKLLEEAMDRLIGVFGGIKS
- a CDS encoding MotA/TolQ/ExbB proton channel family protein, coding for MTKLKFIIGIIFMLLFIGLVMILAGNSILLIVDIASFVITVAVPYILVSLIYSPKEQNRMVSGILSTLPADRQLLKKGIAYLNSLKTLIVLTGLLGTLLGTISILVNLENPDALGPNFSVALITVLYAIMYVIIIIEPLKASAEKKLVSEE